The sequence below is a genomic window from Lepus europaeus isolate LE1 chromosome 20, mLepTim1.pri, whole genome shotgun sequence.
CCAGCAGGAAGACGTTGCGGCAGCCGCAGTTGTAGCACTCCAGCACCGTCTCGCCCAGCGGCCCGTCCTTGTGCAGCGTCACCTCCTTGCACTTGGCCCGCACCAGGTGGTTCACGATGTGGCTGCGGCCGGGCGACACACTGagcgcccccgccccccctcACCACTCGGATCCCGGCCCCCGCCGGGGGAGACCCCCCCCCCTTGGTTCAAGTGCTCCCTGGGTTTCCAGCCGCccttccgccccccccccccgccggctGGGAAACCCGACCACCCGCGTACTAGAAGGTGCGGCGCGGGGAGAAACGCCGAGGGCTCCCGTGGCGTGTCAGCCCTCCCTGCTGCCGGGACAGAGCCGGCGGCGCTCGGGACCCTGCACCCCCCAGCTGCCGTCCAGGttccacgcccccccccccagctgctccCTCGCCTTCTGGCCGAGGCACTCTTGGCTGTGCGGGTCAGACTCACGCACACAGAGCAAGCGAAACGCcccagaacattctggaaatggGACAAGAGGCGTTTCTGCTAAAATCGGTTAAACACATCGGCCCCCGGGGCGGGCACTTGGCTCAGCAGctgagcccccgcccccacgGGACAGCCGTGCGCAGCTccggacccagctccctgcccacccGCACCAGGCAGGCAGAGGTGACAGCCACCCACCTGGCAGACCGACCAAGGCCTGGCCCGCAAGCctgggcccggccctggccagtgcaggcgccaggggagggaacaagcagacgGGAGCCCGCGCTCAAATAAgggaaaaaccaaaccaaaccagccTCCTGCAGGCCCTGGTGGACCCAGTCACTGAGTCGCCTTCCTTGCAGCGGCCCCCAGGGGGCGCCAATGCCACAGGGCCCGGGCAGGGAGCCCGCGCCCCGATTCCACGCGGGGAGTCAGGGCCCGGGCCGCCCCCTACCTGCCGGAGGTGTTGCCGCGCCCGTTGCAGAACCACTTCTTGCTGGTGTTGCAGTAGACCACGCAGGCGGGGTCGTGGATGCCGCAGTAGCTGCGGAGGCCCAGACGGCGCCGTTACAGAGGGCGCTCCGGTCCTCATCGGCCAGGACGTAAAAGTCTTTCCCTTACGTGCTCAAGTTTTTCATTAAACACGCCCTCAAACCCAACAACCCCGGCCTCAACACCAACTCCGGTAACTGCACAGGCCCCGTGCACCCGAGAGGACGGGGAAGGAGGCAGGTGGGCCCCCCAGCTCCCGGGGAGGGGGCACGGGCAGCGGGAGCCCAGCCGCCTCCAGGCGCGCTGCCCACGCAGGCCTCGCAGGCCTCCCCTCCGGCCTCCATGCCAGCAGCCGGGCGTGGCGGGCCCAGCGGGCCCCGGCAGAGGGCGCTGCGCTCCCGGGGAACGGGCGCAGACCCAGCAGGCGGCACCTGGCAGAGCCCCGGCCCGGCGGAAACACTGGTCCGGGTGGTGTCCGCGGGCCGAGCCAGGATCCCGTCCGGAACCCGCGTGTCACAGAGGGGCCTGAAGCAGCCCCGAGCAAAATCGGTTCTCTTCCTGGGGCTGCAAACCCCTCATGCAAGAGGAACAAAATGCAAGGCCAAGTCCAAACGCCAACAGGCggctctccccactcccacctggCCAgtgtctcccaccccaccccgccccggctcACCTGCAGGCGTGGACCGGGAGGTCCTTGGTGTAGTAAGtgtcctcctcatcctcctcgaAGTTGAGCTCGGCCAGCAGCTGGCTGGTCTTGGCCACGCTGTCGTCCACAGCCCCATTCTGCAGGATGCCCTCGGGGCCGACCTGGGGCGGAGCACAGCATCACTGGGGAGGCCCGGCCAGGCCAAGGCTCCCGCGGGCACTGCACAGCCACGGGCTTCCAGGGAGGGGCCCAGCACGCGGGCACGCTGACCCTGCCCCAGCACAGGGGTGTGGGGACGAGCCATCTGCAAGACGGAATCAGATCCCTCAAAAGGCTGCAGCCCCCCCACGGCTGGGGGAGCGAAGCCGGGCATCACCACcgccccccagcagcccccccccccggagcGTGTGACGGTGTCAGAGCTGTCAGGGCCCAGCCCGCGGGGCCATCTGGCCAATCGGCTAAGACGACACTTGGGACCCCCGTGTCCTGGTCAGAGGcctgggttcacgtcctggcCCCACTcacgagtccagcttcctgttaacacagcccgggaggcagcactgaCCGCTCAAGGCCTtggagtcctgccacccacgtgggagtcccacgCTGCACTCCAGCTGCGGGCCCTGGACGTCCGAGGACGGACCCAGCAGGCAGGAGGCACGCAGCCCTGCGGCGGTCCCACGGCCACGTCCCCCCATCGCGACGTGACACTCGCGCCGACACGGCGGGCACTGCTGTAACACGTTTTCTAGAACAAGgcgctccccaggtggctgcgacagaggcaggccaggctgcagccagaacgCTAGCCGTcccccacgtgggcgccagggACCCAAGCGCGTGGGCCCTCCCGGGTGCGGCAGCAGGGAGCCGGGCGGGAAGCAGAGGAGTTAGGACTCACGGTGGGACAGCCCGGCTGCGAGGGGAGGGCACGGCCACTGCTCCAGGCAGCCGGCACGGCACAGGGTCCCCTGCCTCCATCCTCaccccccagggctgggggggaCCCTGAGGGGCTCTGACCTCACAGGCCCGCCCCCGCTCGCTGCTGGGGGGCTGCTCTGTGCCCACCTCTGAACGGGGTGCCTGCCTTCCGCCTGATGAGCTGCACCCTCTGGGATCTGACAGCCACCCCTGGGGTCCACTCCGTCTCGCCgctcctgctggccctgggcacgCACGCCGGCACCCAGGGCCGAGCCCCTGCCCCCATCAGGACACAGCTGCCCTGGGCCGATCCCAGATCTCCACCGCAGGGACTGCAGTGGCGAAGTGCACCCTACCCTGGACCTGCCTGCCCCCACCGGTCCCCTCCTGGCCCCAGAGGCCACGTGGAGAAGCCTGGTGGGAGCGGCGGGGACCAAGGACAGGGCCCCTCTCCCCACTGCCTGGCTGACTCCAGCCCCTGCCCGCTCACTGCTCAGGACACCTGGGTTTCAGACTCCCTTGGCCCCTCACCCACCCCGCCCTCCGCCACAccagcacctgcagcccagcGCCCCTCCAGtgcagcagggagggtggggccCAGACACGGGCCCCCCAGAACACAGCCCAGGCCTCCCGGGAGGACAGCCCGAGAACCCTCACCCCCGGAGCGCCTGCAGAagcgcccagcccaggcctctaCGCCGAACCCCGCGAGAACCACACGGCTCTCCGACCCCGCcgtcctgctgctgctgtgtcCCTCACGTCCCCGCCTTCCCACCAGCACCCAGACCGGCTGCGGAGCAGCGTGGCCCGCCAGTTACCGTCTGTCCCAAGGCTCCAACAGAAAAGGGATGCGGAGAGTCGTGGCCCCGGCCCCACTCCCAGGCGGCGGGCCCAAGGCAAGGGCCTTCTGCACACCTCCCACCAAGGGTGCTCAcacgcccccgcccccacggccCTCCCCCGCCACCCTCGTGGCCCACGGACCCTGCTTCTGGAAGCCGGCAGGGGTCCCCCGTGTCCTCAACGTGGCTGCTCAGGCCACCTGGGAGCGCTCCCCAAGAGCCCTGCGCTGGGGACACCCCTACCCCAGGCGCTCTGCGGGAGCCAGCGGGTCACGTGGAGtcagaggagctcctggctcctggccagcagcAGGTGTTCGGGAGGTGAACCCACAGAAAAAGAccctccaatctagctctcctAGACTGGTACCCACTCCCACTGCAACTCAGCCCaaaggccaggcagcagccaccaCTCCTCCGGTGAAAGCGATCCTCCGTCCGCTGGGCGTCAGCCAGGGCCCAGAGCTCCATGCCACTGCCCGCGTGCGTGGCGGGGCCACCTCCAGGGTGCGAATCCACAGGAGAtggagcagggcagccaggagctgACCCAGGGCCCGTGGGAGCCGCACTCAACTACCACAGCGCACACCGCGCCCGTTAAAGCACAGGAAGACAGCCCTGGGGCTGAGCTGAACCTCCGGCCGCAGGCCCCTCCCAGGGACACAGCAGCCTCCAGAGCAGAGCCGCGGATGGCAGTGTGGCGACCAGCAAGGAAAGAAGCCCTCCGCCCTGCTGCAGGTCACGAAGCACAGGAGTGGGGCTGCGCGTGGACCGGACGGGATGGGAGGGTCAGcccgcggcctgcagtgccggcatcccacgtgagcgcaggtgcagggcctggctgctcctcctccagctcagctccctgctgctgcgccGGGGAAAGCCGCGGAGTGCCTGGGCGCCTGCGCCcccgtgggaggcccggatggaatgcggcccagtccagccctgagcgttatgggcacttggggagtgcaccagcccacggaagctctctctgcaactcaaataataaatatgtaaatgtttacaaaaaaagagagagagggaggcaagtGTGGCCACCTCAGAGGGCGGGACCTGGGGCGTGGCGCGATgacacagctgggccaggacgaCCCGCccacccagggaggggagggcggcCTCGTGTCCCCTCCTTCCGGTCCCAGGCTCCGACCAGCTTGTCTGCCCGAGGACCAGGACGAGACAGCCACCTGGGGCCTGGACGGACGGACAGACAGATGGCagcggggaggctgggggctctGACCTTACTGCCAGACCCACACAGGCGCCGGCCCTGTGCCCGACAGGGCCCCCGAGGCCTGGCTGGCTCATCAGCTCTCGGGCTGCCCCCCGGCCAGCACTGGCGGCCAGGCCCCGACTCCCCGCATGGCGGCCCACAGGGCACCCTGGGTCTTCGCCAGGCCTGGGCTGCGCCCCTACATGGCCCTATCTCCCCAGCTGGGGGAGGTGAGCCGGGCGCCCCACCCGTCGGGAGGGAACCGCTGCACCACACTGCCTTCCGCCTTGGCTCCCCTGCTGTGTCTGGGGGTCCCCGGGGTCCCAGGTCTCCCCTCAGCCTGGGccgggccctggcccctgggcagCTGCACGGGCTCCATGGCCTCTCAGAGGCCACCCGGCCCCACTCCTCCGGCAGCCTTCCAAGGCCAAGCAGGGCCGCTGTGTCCCCAAGCCCCTGCAGGGGGAAAGCGGCAccgcagggccaggctgcagaggGGACAAGGGCACCCGCACTCGGCCGCTGTCTGGGACCCGGCAGGTCGGAGGAGGGCTCAGACCTGGTGGACCTGCGGGAGCCCACACCAGGGCAGGACGGGGAGTGAGAAATCAAGGCCAGCCAGCCATGGCCGCGCACCCCCCCAAATGCAAAGTGACGCGTGTGCGCACAGCTCAGGGTGGCAggcagacaccccccccccccccgcaggagcAGGGAGCGCAGTTCTAGCCCCCTGCAGCGGGAACTCCCCCCAGCACCCCGCGGGGAGACAGCAGAAGTCCCCCGGGGCTTCACGGCCAGCCCCGGAGTCCGcggaggggcaggaggcaggctaGCAGCGTCCACACCGATGTCCTCGGCGCCTGGGGACACAGCCCCAGGCACGTTCTGAACCCACTCCCCTTCGGAAGGCAGACAGGCGAGGCCGGGCAGCCGCCCCAACTCTGAGGGCAGCCAGCGCCGCGGGACAGTGCCCCCCTCACCGGGAAACACACTTAAAGCCGAGCGGGGGCGACCGTGCCAGCTGGGACCCTCTGCCGAAGGCCACCTGGAGCACCTGTCCACGAACCTCCACGCCTTCCTAGCCGACACGAGTGTGGCTCAGGCGCTGTCCTGCCGGCACGGGGCCCCAGGGAGCAGCTGAGCCGCCAGGAACTCCCCAAGGTTTTCTTTGAGGagatccccctccccctccgaCTGCGCAGTCGGGAACACAGGCCGAGCAGGCCGCCAGGGCCACCAGGGCGAGGGACCCAGCGTCCCTGCCACTGCCGTGGCgccgatgggggggggggcagagactcAGAAGCCAACAGAAGCGCCCATCACGCCCGCAGACACCGGGCAGGGCCCCGAGGAACTCCACAAACACCAGCTCGCGCGTTCCCTGACCAGGACCCACGCCCTGCCGTGAATCGGGCCTGGCGGTGAAGTCGCCCCCTGGGCAAACCTGGCACAGCCGGGCTCCTCCCGGGCTCAGCAGGGGCTGACCCCTGTCCCAGCGGCCGCCGGAGGCAGCTGTGAGGGGGGGCGAGCCCA
It includes:
- the LOC133749932 gene encoding collagen alpha-1(I) chain-like encodes the protein MIRGAGRRCFLPALPVGDTNLLPASGGRWDRGQPLLSPGGARLCQVCPGGDFTARPDSRQGVGPGQGTRELVFVEFLGALPATLVSARKAWRFVDRCSRWPSAEGPSWHGRPRSALSVFPGEGGTVPRRWLPSELGRLPGLACLPSEGEWVQNVPGAVSPGAEDIGVDAASLPPAPPRTPGLAVKPRGTSAVSPRGAGGSSRCRGLELRSLLLRGGGGCLPATLSCAHTRHFAFGGVRGHGWLALISHSPSCPGVGSRRSTRSEPSSDLPGPRQRPSAGALVPSAAWPCGAAFPLQGLGDTAALLGLGRLPEEWGRVASERPWSPCSCPGARARPRLRGDLGPRGPPDTAGEPRRKAVWCSGSLPTGGAPGSPPPAGEIGPCRGAAQAWRRPRVPCGPPCGESGPGRQCWPGGSPRADEPARPRGPCRAQGRRLCGSGSKVRAPSLPAAICLSVRPGPRSRPLRWPHLPPSLSFFVNIYIFII